One Hippoglossus stenolepis isolate QCI-W04-F060 chromosome 9, HSTE1.2, whole genome shotgun sequence genomic region harbors:
- the gapvd1 gene encoding GTPase-activating protein and VPS9 domain-containing protein 1 isoform X3: protein MVKPDIHTLAHHLKQERLYVGSEKQLIQRLNSDVLKTAERLYRAAWIAKQQRINLDRLILTSVEASPAECCQHAKMLEDTQFVDGYKTLGFQETIYGEFLARLRENPRLVASCLVAGERLNQEHTPGVIYTVFTSLYGNCIMQEDESYLLQVLRYLVEFELKESDNPRRLLRRGTCAFSILFKLFSEGLYSAKLFLTATLHEPIMQLLVEDEDHLETDPGKVTERLTPAQQERFGEKGSDDYKQRVQAAVEANEAKLVALVNKFIGYLKQNTYCFPHSLRWIVSQMYKTLSCVERLEVGEVRTMCTDLLLTCFICPAIVNPEQYGIISDAPINEVARFNLMQVGQLLQQLAMADDDADPRRKSSLSKFDKSCVAAFLDVVIGGRAAETPPMSSMNLLEGLSRTVVYITHDQLLAMVDFVRSVTAGDQLREEEHMALENLLANVPQSRTVKSNSLELTPSNTPQLSPATTPANKKNRLPIGQHLAAITSWDPTSTTLSAHIPLVAPFAEYGYSLQAARSRSRTNIAQEGEAEASSQESLQETEPEEVLVISLGTGPQTVPGMMSENEVLNLQMADGAQGDSHADDTKLHGKPDKTLRFSLCSDNLEGISEGPSNRSNSVSSLDLEGESVSELGAGPSGSNGVEALQLLEHEQATTQDNLDDKLRKFEIRDMMGLTDDRDISETVSETWSTDVLGSDFDPNMDEDRLQEIAGAAAENMLGSLLYPPGSSSVLLDPYGSTISETTSEAWSVEVLPSDSEAPDLKQEERLQELESCSGVGSTSDDTEVREVSSRPSTPGLSVVSGISATSEDIPNKIEDLRSECSSDFGGKDSVTSPDGEESGHGAHHLTSPPSQTDSLLAMFDPLSSAEGSSTGTIVRPKVHYARPAHPPPDPPIPEASALGPETRHSLFMPHCLAQAELEHTKQRHSFPDKLVRSRSSDIVCPGRRPTSDPGLNRRVAVEERDPAGAFALGPSSSPSKDSLKGEVEDRKDSDDEKSDRNRPWWKKRFVSAIPKAPIAAFRKRDKQEKDDVVQERISQVLSDDLLPRQSSQAQAAEDILDKYRNIKRPSPSDGAATGASYDGTGDLCVEDNVHDSPREDTLQNMSTDDLPDSASQSANQHDSKFSFSDAKKKLRLALCSADSVALPIMAPATTRNGLPDHMDTEDNEIVCFLKVQLAEAINLQDKNQMAQIQETTRCVGRFDARTCRKLLAAIAEDYRKRAPYIAYLTRCRQGLQTSQAHLERLLQRVLRDKEVANRYFTTVCVRLLLEHMESKMLDFTKAFQGCTASDDKTAAVEDFLRYLYGAMARDAIWQYASEDQLQDAQMAIERSVMNRIFKLAFYPNQDGDILRDQLLHEHIQRVSKVVTATHKALQIPEVYLREAPWPSAQSEIRTINAYKTPRDKVQCILRMCSTIMNLLSLANEDSVPGADDFVPVLVFVLIRANPPCLLSTVQYINNFYASRLSGEECYWWMQFTAAVEFIKTIDDRK from the exons ATGGTGAAGCCAGACATCCACACTCTGGCCCACCACCTGAAGCAGGAGCGGCTGTATGTGGGGTCGGAAAAGCAGCTAATCCAGAGGCTCAACAGTGATGTGCTGAAGACAGCTGAGAGGCTGTACAGGGCCGCATGGATCGCCAAGCAGCAGAGGATCAACCTCGATCGTCTCATTCTCACCAG TGTGGAGGCCTCTCCTGCCGAATGCTGCCAACATGCCAAAATGCTGGAGGACACACAGTTTGTTGATGGCTACAAGACCCTGGGCTTCCAGGAGACGATCTATGGCGAGTTTTTGGCCCGGTTGAGGGAGAACCCCAGACTGGTAGCTTCCTGCCTGGTGGCAGGAGAGAGGCTGAACCAGGAGCACACCCCCGGGGTCATCTATACAGTCTTCACCTCACTTTATGGCAACTGTATCATGCAGGAGGACGAGAGCTATTTGCTACAG GTGTTGCGGTACCTGGTAGAGTTTGAGCTGAAGGAGAGTGACAACCCTCGCCGTCTGCTGCGACGGGGAACCTGTGCCTTCAGCATCCTTTTCAAGCTCTTCTCAGAGGGCCTGTACTCAGCCAAGCTCTTCCTCACTGCCACCCTCCACGAACCCATTATGCAGCTACTGGTGGAAGATGAAGACCACCTGGAGACGGACCCAGGCAAGGTTACAGAGCGCCTCACTCCGGCTCAGCAGGAGCGCTTCGGAGAGAAGGGCTCTGATGACTACAAACAAAGGGTGCAGGCAGCTGTGGAGGCCAACGAAGCCAAGCTGGTGGCTTTGGTCAACAAATTTATTGGTTACTTGAAGCAAAACACCTACTGCTTCCCCCACAGCCTGCGCTGGATTGTGTCCCAGATGTACAAGACGTTGTCATGTGTGGAGCGTCTTGAAGTAGGTGAGGTGCGCACCATGTGTACAGACCTGCTGCTGACCTGCTTCATCTGTCCAGCTATCGTCAACCCGGAGCAGTATGGTATAATCTCTGATGCCCCCATCAATGAAGTTGCACGCTTTAATCTAATGCAG GTGGGGCAGCTTTTGCAGCAGTTGGCAATGGCTGATGATGATGCAGATCCAAGGCGGAAAAGCAGTTTGTCTAAATTTGATAAG AGTTGTGTTGCTGCCTTTCTGGATGTGGTAATTGGAGGAAGAGCAGCCGAGACCCCGCCCATGTCCTCGATGAACCTTCTAGAAGGCCTCAGCAGGACTGTGGTCTATATTACACATGATCAGCTGCTAGCAATG GTGGACTTTGTGCGCAGTGTGACTGCAGGGGACCAACTCCGGGAGGAGGAGCACATGGCCCTGGAGAACCTGCTGGCCAACGTGCCCCAGTCCCGAACTGTGAAGAGCAACAGTCTGGAGCTCACTCCCTCCAACACCCCCCAGCTCTCCCCGGCTACCACTCCTGCCAACAAGAAGAACAGGCTCCCCATAG GACAACACTTAGCTGCCATAACATCCTGGGACCCCACAAGCACCACTCTGTCTGCCCACATTCCATTAGTAGCCCCTTTTG CGGAATATGGCTATTCATTACAAG CTGCTCGTAGCCGCAGCCGTACCAACATAGCCcaggagggggaggcagaggccAGCTCCCAAGAGTCCCTTCAGGAGACGGAGCCAGAGGAGGTGCTGGTGATTTCACTAGGAACTGGTCCTCAGACGGTCCCTGGGATGATGTCAGAGAATGAG GTTTTGAACCTGCAGATGGCTGATGGGGCCCAGGGAGATAGTCATGCTGATGATACCAAACTGCATGGTAAACCAGACAAAACCCTGCGCTTCTCCCTCTGCAGTGACAACTTGGAAGGCATCTCAGAGG GTCCTTCCAATCGTTCTAATTCAGTCTCGTCTCTGGACCTGGAGGGAGAGTCTGTCTCTGAGCTTGGAGCTGGACCCTCAGGCAGCAACGGGGTGGAGGCTCTGCAGCTTTTGGAGCATGAAcagg CCACCACTCAGGACAACCTGGATGATAAACTGCGCAAGTTTGAGATCAGAGACATGATGGGACTGACAGACGATCGGGACATCTCTGAGACAGTCAGCGAAACCTGGAGCACCGACGTGCTCGGCAGCGACTTCGACCCTAACATGGATGAGGATCGGCTGCAGGAAATAGCAG gGGCAGCTGCAGAGAACATGCTTGGCAGCCTGCTGTATCCTCCTGGCTCAAGTTCAGTGCTGCTGGACCCCTACGGCTCCACCATCTCAGAGACCACAAGTGAGGCCTGGAGCGTGGAGGTCCTGCCCAGCGACTCAG AGGCCCCAGACCTGAAACAGGAGGAGcgtctgcaggagctggagagctGCTCAGGGGTCGGCAGCACCTCGGACGacacagaggtcagagaggtCAGCTCGAGACCCAGCACCCCAGGCCTCAGCGTTGTCTCAG GTATCAGTGCAACCTCAGAAGACATCCCCAACAAGATCGAGGACTTGCGGTCAGAGTGCAGCTCAGACTTTGGAGGGAAGGACTCTGTGACCAGTCCAGATGGGGAGGAGTCAGGCCACG GAGCACACCATCTGACATCTCCACCCTCACAGACCGACTCCTTACTGGCCATGTTCGATCCCCTCTCCTCTGCCGAAG GCTCTTCCACTGGAACAATTGTGAGGCCCAAAGTGCACTACGCCAGGCCGGCTCACCCTCCACCTGACCCTCCCATCCCTGAGGCCAGCGCCCTGGGGCCAGAGACGCGCCACTCTCTGTTCATGCCCCACTGCCTGGCCCAGGCTGAGCTGGAGCACACCAAGCAGCGCCACTCCTTCCCTGACAAGCTGGTCCGCAGCCGCAGCTCTGACATAGTGTGCCCAGGGCGTCGGCCCACGAGCGACCCCGGCCTGAACCGACGGGTAGCAGTTGAAGAGCGCGACCCTGCCGGGGCCTTCGCCTTAGGACCCTCCTCGTCCCCCAGCAAGGACTCCCTGAAAGGAGAG GTTGAGGACAGGAAAGACAGTGACGACGAGAAGTCTGATCGCAACAGACCCTGGTGGAAGAAACGTTTTGTGTCAGCCATCCCCAAAG CTCCAATCGCAGCATTTCGGAAAAGGGACAAACAAGAGAAAGATGACGTTGTCCAGGAGCGTATTTCACAAG TTTTGTCAGATGACCTGTTGCCCAGACAGAGCAGTCAAGCACAGGCAGCTGAAGACATCCTCGACAAGTACAGGAACATCAAGAGGCCCAGCCCAAGTGATGGAGCAGCAactggagcttcctatgacgGTACCGGAg ATCTTTGTGTTGAAGACAACGTACACGACTCTCCAAGAGAAGACACTCTGCAGAATATGTCCACAGATGACCTCCCAGACTCGGCCAGCCAGTCAGCAAATCAGCACGACTCCAAGTTCTCTTTCAG TGATGCAAAGAAGAAGTTGAGGTTAGCGCTGTGTTCTGCAGACTCTGTGGCTCTGCCCATCATGGCTCCTGCAACCACACGAAATGGGCTGCCTGATCACATGGATACCGAAG ACAATGAGATCGTCTGCTTCCTGAAGGTCCAGCTCGCGGAAGCCATCAACCTCCAGGATAAGAACCAGATGGCCCAGATCCAGGAGACCACACGCTGCGTCGGCCGCTTCGATGCACGCAcctgcaggaagctgctggCTGCCATTGCGGAGGATTACAG aAAGCGGGCACCGTACATAGCTTATTTAACCAGGTGTCGTCAGGGCCTGCAGACCTCTCAGGCTCATCTGGAGCGGCTCCTCCAGAGGGTGCTCAGAGACAAGGAGGTTGCGAACCGCTACttcaccactgtctgtgttCGACTCCTTCTTGAACACATGGAATCCAAGATGCTTGACTTTACTAAGG cGTTCCAGGGTTGCACAGCGTCGGATGACaagacagcagcagtggaggatTTTCTGCGCTACTTGTACGGTGCTATGGCCCGTGATGCCATTTGGCAGTATGCAAGCGAGGACCAGCTGCAGGATGCCCAGATGGCTATCGAGCGCAGCGTTATGAACCGCATCTTCAAACTGGCTTTCTACCCCAACCAGGATGGAGATATTCTCAGAGACCA GCTtctccatgaacacatccaGCGGGTCTCAAAAGTAGTGACGGCCACTCATAAAGCTCTTCAAATCCCAGAG GTTTACTTGAGGGAGGCTCCCTGGCCGTCTGCACAGTCTGAGATCAGGACCATCAATGCATACAAGACGCCACGGGACAAAGTCCAGTGTATACTGCGCATGTGTTCAACCATCATGAACCTCCTCAGTTTGGCCAATGAAGACTCCGTCCCTGGAGCGGACGACTTTGTCCCTGTCCTCGTCTTTGTCCTCATAAGG GCAAACCCGCCCTGCCTGCTGTCCACCGTTCAGTACATCAATAATTTCTACGCCAGCCGGCTGAGTGGGGAGGAGTGCTATTGGTGGATGCAGTTCACCGCGGCGGTGGAATTCATTAAGACCATCGACGATCGCAAGTGA